Proteins from a genomic interval of Arachis hypogaea cultivar Tifrunner chromosome 10, arahy.Tifrunner.gnm2.J5K5, whole genome shotgun sequence:
- the LOC112714423 gene encoding protein GRAVITROPIC IN THE LIGHT 1-like, whose protein sequence is METIATKSVTKGRSNNKLSKTIHKLTTLNFASNNALFFLTTHETKAHHHQAKNKNEEFKARTRRRAVMEALIARLFAGVTTIKASYAELQMAQQPYNNEAIQKADQAVVDELISISELKKRYLKKELNISSPQVTLMLAEVQEQQSLMKTFGITIQKLQSLVDTKDSEISSLKKQLHECTAFNKSLEKKLHSSASLSKFENLHLSALNTTHFIHSLQHTLSSMKSFTKLMIKEMESSNWDLELAAKCIQPDAVFIKQNHQCYAFESFVNMTMFEGFNIPSEPLEKHHNRNLYLENFKRHKSLNTKHYLSAHDPNSSFARFLKSKYLHVVHEKMECSFFGNLNHRKLLKLNNGGVPDSAFFVAFAEMAKRVWCLHCLALSLDEDVRIFQVKKNTRFSEAYMECEAEQVVSTSSEEVTDSDSGELRVGFTVVPGFMIGKSVIQSQVYLSPVS, encoded by the coding sequence ATGGAAACCATTGCAACCAAATCAGTAACCAAAGGTAGAAGCAATAATAAACTCTCCAAGACAATCCACAAGCTCACTACTCTCAATTTTGCTTCAAACAATGCTCTTTTCTTCCTCACTACTCATGAAACCAAAGCACATCATCATCAAGCTAAGAACAAAAATGAAGAATTCAaagcaagaacaagaagaagagctGTTATGGAGGCTCTTATTGCAAGGCTCTTTGCTGGTGTCACCACCATTAAAGCTTCCTATGCAGAGCTGCAAATGGCTCAGCAACCTTACAACAATGAAGCAATTCAGAAAGCTGATCAAGCTGTTGTTGATGAACTCATTTCCATCTCTGAGTTGAAGAAAAGGTACTTGAAGAAAGAACTTAACATTTCATCACCACAAGTCACTCTCATGCTTGCAGAGGTTCAAGAACAACAAAGCCTAATGAAGACCTTTGGAATCACCATTCAAAAGCTCCAATCTTTGGTTGATACCAAAGATTCTGAAATCTCATCACTGAAGAAACAGCTtcatgagtgcactgcattcaaCAAATCACTTGAGAAGAAGCTACACTCAAGTGCTTCATTATCAAAGTTCGAGAATCTTCATCTCTCAGCACTTAACACAACACACTTCATCCATTCTCTTCAACATACCCTAAGCTCAATGAAGAGCTTCACCAAGTTGATGATCAAAGAAATGGAATCATCCAATTGGGATTTAGAACTAGCAGCCAAATGTATCCAACCAGATGCAGTTTTTATCAAACAAAACCATCAATGCTACGCATTTGAATCTTTTGTAAACATGACAATGTTTGAAGGCTTCAATATTCCAAGTGAACCACTTGAGAAACACCATAACAGAAACCTTTACTTGGAAAACTTCAAGAGGCACAAATCTCTGAACACAAAACACTACTTATCAGCACACGATCCAAACTCATCGTTTGCCAGATTCTTGAAATCCAAGTACCTTCATGTGGTTCATGAAAAAATGGAGTGTTCCTTCTTTGGAAACCTTAACCATAGGAAGCTACTCAAACTCAACAATGGTGGTGTCCCAGATTCAGCTTTCTTCGTTGCTTTTGCGGAGATGGCAAAGCGTGTGTGGTGTTTGCACTGTTTGGCACTTTCTTTAGATGAAGATGTCAGAATTTTTCAGGTGAAGAAGAACACTAGATTCTCTGAGGCCTACATGGAATGTGAAGCAGAACAAGTAGTTTCAACCTCCTCAGAGGAAGTTACTGATTCCGATTCCGGCGAGCTTCGGGTGGGTTTCACGGTGGTTCCAGGTTTTATGATTGGAAAAAGTGTTATACAGAGCCAGGTTTACCTTTCTCCAGTGAGTTAG